The Gemmatimonadota bacterium nucleotide sequence TCCAGATCCAAAAAAGGATGCGCCATAAGCACATCCAAAAGATCTTCACACACCTCGCCTTTGCCCGCAAGGGCGCCATCCCTATCGAAACTCTGTTTACCGCGCGTTATCGCCTGCACAACCCCATCAATGGCCATATTGCCAGGGCCTGTATCAAATGCAAAAATATCTGACACGCCACAGTTTGCAGGCAATATATTGACATTGGCAATACCGCCGATATTGAGCATCGCACGTCCCGCGTACTCAGACCGAAACAACAGATAATCCACCAGCGGGACAAGCGGTGCTCCCTGTCCTCCCACAGCCATATCCCGCGATCGAAAATCCGATACCGTCGTGATTCCCGTGCGCTCTGCAATCACCGAAGGACTGCCAATTTGCAGCGTTGATCTCACCCTCTTGCCAGCAACCACTGCGAGTGTGGGCAAATGGTGAATCGTCTGCCCGTGCGATCCAATCACATCGACTTGTCCCGCGCTGACATTAGCTTCCTTGCACACGCGCAGAGCCGCCTCTGCAAACCATTCCCCAAGCGCGGCATCCAGGCGGCAGATTGCATCGACCCGTCCATTTTCGCAAAGTGACAAAATCTCCCTTCTGACATCCTGGGGAAAAGGAACCTCGACATACCCGAGCAGACACAGATCAGATTCGCCGATCTCCACAAGCGCGGCATCCACTCCATCGGCAGAAGTTCCAGACATGAGACCGATTGCTTTCACCTCACGCTCCTATTTCGCGAACGGTTTTGACACCGCGAATAAAATAGTGATAAACGACTGATCCCTTGAAAAGACGCCGTTCAATCTCATCATCTCCCACGCTTCTGAACCGCTGGGCTTCGCGCCGTCGCCGCAAGATATTGAACGGATGCAGCAACACCCATAAAAGGCCAGCTATTGCCGCAACGGGATGTTTCCAATGACCCTTTAGCAACAACCCCAAATTTGCCAGTTCCATAGCGATGCGAATCGGGAATTTATACAACAGCCGCGAAAGGGAAAAATTTTTTAACAACATCACGAGTTGATTGCGGTGATTCAAATACGCTTTTCTATAACTCTCTGCACCCAGCGTAAATCCACCGTAGTGATATACGAGAGAATCGGGCACATAGACGATGCGATACCCCGCAAGGTGAAACCGCCAGGACAAATCGATCTCTTCCATATGCATTACAAAACCCTCATCGATCAATCCCGTTTTATCGAGACAATCCATACGCAAAAACATAGCCCCCCCAATAGCCCAAAAAATATCGCGGGGGTGATTGTATTGCCCCATATCTTCTTCGACGAATTCAAATATCCTGCCCTGACAAAACGTAAATCCCCACTTATCCATCAGCCCGCCAGCAGCCCCGCCATAATCAAACATTTTCCGATTCTGCAATGACCGCACCCTGGACTGACACGCCCCAATTACGGAATCGGATTTCAGGGCATCAATCAGCGGCGGCAACCACCCTTCGCCCACCTCCACATCCGAATTCAACAACATCGCATACGTCCCCTTTGCAACCTCCAAACCCCGGTTGCACCCGGCACCCATCCCCTTGCTCGGCTTCCCATTTCCCCCACCCGTTTTCACAATGCGAATATCCGGAAACTTTTCCAATGCCCTGTCCAGGCTGCCATCGGGATAAGGCTGATCGTCTGCTACAATAACTTCAAAAGGAATATCCAATGTCCGCGCATAGACAAATGCCAGGCATTCGGAAAGAATATCCCCCAAATAATGGGGGATGATAATTGAGACTAATGGTTTATTATTCTCTACCATCTGAAAATCTCGGACTTCCCCCATCAAAACACCACCTCTACACCCAATTCTTCAGCCGCTTTTTCCAAACCTTCCACATGGGTTTTATGCATCGGAATCCCCGTCTTTTCCCACGCTGCCTTTTTAAGCCACTCAATCTCACCTGGCACGTAAATGCGATCCACACCTTCCTTTGGACGAGAAGTCCGAATCGCCTGAATCATTCGATCAACTTCCAGTTTAAAATCAGACACATCGCAAAATGTCTCAATCTTGATCGCCTGAAAAAAGTGACTGGCCCGTCGCTGTCCCTGATATTCATCTTCCCGATTTACCGTTGCCAGGCAAAAAGGCAGAATACCGCTCAAAACATCCATCACCACATTTAGCCCCGATCCTTTTGCACCACCAGGAGCTACCAGCGCGTGCGCGCGACCGGGATCATCAGTCACCTGTCCATCCTCATCTAACACCCACTCGCCATCTAATTTTCGTCCGTACAAACGCATAGTGCCCACCCGACCCCAGGCGGACCGCCCCGTCGCCATATCCAGAACAATGGGATATTCCCGATTCGCCGGAATCGCATAAGCCAGCGCGTGATTGCCCAACAACCTGTCTATCCCGCCATAAGGCGCCACGCCCCGACTACTACTCGACACGCAAAAACCGATCATATCCCAGTCCAATGCCATCGTCGCATAACAGGCCGCTGCGCCGTAGTGACGGCTGTTTATAACTGTTGTCGCAGCAATCCCCAGTTTATCTGCTTTTGCAATTGCCAGTTGCATCGCCCGATAAGATGCCAGATGTCCCAAACACCCATCGCCATCTACCGTTGCCGACGCGGGTCCTTCGCGGACAACGCGAATTTCGGGTTTTGGATTTGTGTGACCCGTTTGAATGCGCTTTAAGTAACCCGGCACAGCACGCGTACCGTGTGAATGAACGCCGCGCACATCTGTCTCAACTTGCAAATCGGCCATCAACCGCGCATCTGCCCTCGGCACGCCAACCGCTTCATAAAGCCGTTGCGTCGTCTCTCTCAAATCGCGAACCTGAATCAACCGCTCCTGTTCGCCCGCCTCTGTCGGCGCAATACCATTCACGAGATCATGCATAAAAACCTCCAAATTCCTTGCTCAAATCATAGAGACATTTTAAGTTGTCAGCACATCCAAACACTCTCCGAGGTAAGACAGAAAAGGTGAAATAGGGGAGAGATTGGGTCGTCTTAATTTTACGTCTCACCTTTTATCTGTAAGGAAAACACCATGGATTACGATGTCATCGTCATAGGCGGCGGAAGTGCGGGATACGCCGCTGCGCGCACGGCACAAGAACTCGGTGCAAAAGTTGCCATCATCGACAAAGGGCCTCTCGGTGGTCTGTGCATCTTGCGCGGCTGTATGCCCACCAAAACCATTCTGCGCTCATCCGACGTCATGTCCTTAATGCGCCGCGCCAGAGAATTTGGCCTGCGCGCTTCTAATTTGCACGCAAATCTCGACGAAATCAACGACCGTAAACGCGCACTCGTCAATGAATTTGCAGACTATCGCATCGAACAGCTGCGCAATCCGCGATTTACGCTCATCAACGGCGCGGCGCAGTTTGTCAATCGCAACACCATCACAGTGGAAAAACAAAATATAACCGCGCGAAGTTTCATCATAAGCACGGGATCAACCGTTGCCGATATCGCCATTCCCGGCCTGGAAGAAGTCGGTTATATCACCAGTGATGAAGCACTTGAACTGCGGGAACTGCCAGAATCGATGATCGTCCTGGGCGGCGGACCTGTCGCAACGGAATTTGCGCAATTCTTCTGTCGTCTGGGAACGCACACCACACTTATACAGCGCAGCCATCACATTTTTAGCACCACAGACGAAGACCTCGCCCGTCCGGTGGAAGCCCGCTTCAGAGAAGAAGGCATGAAAGTCTTTACCGATACCCAATTGCAAAAATTTACAACCAAAAACAACGCCAAAGTCGCCCATTTTCACCACAGTGGCAAACTCCGTCGCGTTTCAGCAGACATAATTCTCCATGCCCTGGGACGTGTGCCCGCCATCCAATCACTCGCACTTGAAAGTGCCGGCGTAATCGTCGAGCGCGGACGTATTCTCGTGGATCATCACATGCGTACCAACGCGCCCAATATTTATGCAGCGGGCGATTGCACGGGACTATACGAAATCGTACACATCGCCGTTCAGCAAGGGGAGATAGCCGGTCACAACGCGGTTGAAGGAACCCAACAGCAACGCATTGACTACAGGCTCAAAGCCGAAGTGGTCTTCACCGATCCGCAATTTGCGTCTGTAGGCCTCACCGAAAAAGAATGCCGCGAGCAAAACATCCCTTATCGCGTTGCGTCCTACCCCTTTGACGACCACGGCAAATCCATGGTTCTGGGAGAACTTCATGGATTTGTCAAAATTCTCTGCCATCCCGAAACAGGCGAAATCATCGGCGGACATATCGTTGGTCCAGAAGCTGGCGAACTTTTTCACGAACTCATCGCCATCATGCACTTTCGCGGCACAGTACACGATCTCATGAGCATCCCGCATTACCACCCCACACTTGCAGAAATCCTCACCTATCCGGCAGAAGACCTCGTTGAAGAAATTCATTCCTCACTGTGAATAACCGGTTTTAACTGATAGGCGAGTATTGCGGCAAATGGGATAAATAGCAGGGAAATGCGAAACAAATTCTGATAGGAAATCCACGCGACCAGCAACCCGGCCAGCATGGGCAACAAGCCTTGCGGAAACATAAACATATTCATAAAGCTGGTGTAGGTCGGCCGTCGGTCAGCAGGCGCAATATCGAGGACATACGTCATGCGCCCCGAATACATGCCGCTTTGTGCCGCGCCGGAAAAAATGAACGTAAATGCATACACAACAACCCTCAAATTCACCTCTGTGCCCCAGAACCAGAAGGTCCGATCAGGCACATACACGATACATATCGGAATCAGAATAGATAGCGCGAGCAAGCAGGTACCGTACAAAAACAACGCCTGATTCCCCTTGTAACGCCCAACCCATGCCCACGCCACATTTGAAAAAACCGAGCTAAACTGCATAGCGATCACATAAAACCCAATATAAACCGCCCCTATGCCCAGACCGGAAATTGCATAAGGCACGTAAAACGGCCCGCCCATCATGCTAAAACCCCACAAAAATTGCACCATACACAAACGCCTGAAATTCACATCATCTTTCATCAGGCTCAGGCCACTGATCAAATAATTTTTCAGAGAAAGCTGTGCGCGCGTGCGCTTTTCAATGGGTTCGCGGATTATGCCAAATGTCAGCACAGCCAGCGCGGTGCCAAAACCAGAGAGCATAAATAATACCGCGTAATTATTCGGAAAAGAGAGACCGCTTTGCGCACTCAAAATATAGGAAATGAGAAATCCCGCAACCATGGACATCACACCGCCTGAAAATCGGCGCAGAGCAAAAACTTTTGCCCGATGCGACGCGGGAATCGCCTTGCCCATCAAATCCATCCACGGCACATTCATCACGCCCATCAGCGACGTTCCCAAAGCGTAAAATATCATAAATAAAAACAAAAAAAATGCGGGATTTTGCCCGCCAAAAAAAATGGTCATCACACCCACCAGAATCCACATCGCACTTCGAGCCATACCCGCCCAGATCAGCAAAGGCATCTTTCGGGGTTTGGGTTCGATAATTCGAGAAATAAAGACCTGAGGCCAGGCCCATCCCATTCTCATAAGCGCGCCAGCCATCCCGACCAGAATACTGGACGTGGTCAGCGTTTGCACAAATGCTGGCATCACCAGATCGGCGCTGATAAACGTGTAGGCCATCATCACCATACCACCATTGATCACCAGCAACCAGCTATTTCGGCGCGTCTCCCTTTGCGAGCGCCTCGCCGCCACCACATCGCGTAGCGGCGGTCCCCCATGCTGTGCCATTTCCATGATTGGTAGTCCTATAAGCAATCTGCACCGTCAATAATAGACTGAATATCCACAATCCCACATCCTGGTCCTTTGGGAATGCTCATCTTTCCATCTCGAATCTCGAGTGCGGGATCAAACCACTCGCGGTATTTTTCAATTCCCCTTTTGTATTCCTGATATCGACCTATATCCGGTGTACATGCGGCAAAGTGAAGCATATAAATAAACCCAAATCCACCAGAAATATGTACGGTCGTCGGCATCCTGGCCAGAGCGGCCATTCGCGCAACACGCGTCGAGCGAATAAGCCCTCCGTAATAATGCAGATCGGGCTGCACAATATCCACACCGCGATTGGCAATCATCCATCGAAACCTTCGGTCGCTGAATTCCTGCTCGCCTCCAGAAACGGGAATATCCAGTGTATCGGCAACGATCTTTGTATCCTCAAGGTGATCAAACGGACATGGTTCTTCAAAATAAACAGCTCCAATATCTTCGAGCATGCGTCCCACTTCAATCGCCTGCGGCGGATCGTAAGAACTATTGGAATCCGCGTGAATATCAATTGCATCACCGAGTACCTTGCGAGATAACGCGATCAAATTTGGTGTTCGCCCGGGCATGGCATCTGCGTTTTTGCTCATGCGCCCACCAATTCTAAACTTCACGGCTGGCGCACCCGTCTCGTCTATCAGATTCTGTAAATAAACCACCTCTTCTTCCGGTGTGCTATCCCTGCGTCCGCTCGCAACATAAAAGGGAACCCACTCGCGCACAACGCCGCCCAGAAGCTCGGGAATCGACTTTTGTGCAACCCGACCGAGCAAGTCCAACAGCGCCATCTCGACCCACGCCACACAACACCAGAAAGCCAACCCCTGCAATTTGTAATTGCTGCTGTGGCGGTACACGCCCCACAGATGGTCTTCGAGATCGCGGGCGTCTTTGCCAATAAAATAGGGAATTACCAATTTGTTGAGAATAGGATACACATGTTGCGCCCGCCCATTCGTAAATGCCAGACCCTCCGCACCATCTCTCGAACGCACATGCACATAATACTCTCGCTCATCTTTGAGCAACCGAATGGATTCGATCACAACCGATTCATCCAGCCCATCTAAGACCAGAACGGGTTTTTCAGCCGCCTCATCCAATGCCGCAATACTCGGTACCATTTTAAGTCCCCTGCCGCGAATTTTGAATTTTCTCTTGCAATTTTTCAAAATACAGATCTCGATCAACGGGAATATCGACCCAATCGTTCAGCCATGAAGACAAAAGCATCGCATTCGACAATTCAACCCCGTGAATGCCCTCAGCCCCGGGCGCGAGCAATGGGCTCCCATTCAATATGGCATCACACCAGTTGTTAATGATGCCGCGGTGCGCCCCGCCATCTTCGCCGAGAGGAATATCGAGTTTTTCCGCCCTGGGTTTTCCAAAACCGCCCGTATATCCCCGAGAAAATTCGCTCAGAGAAACATTTGAACGCCACCACACAATTTTATTGTTTTCCATAATCACCTTGCCGCGATCCGTCGCTATCTCCAGGCGATTACTCCCGGGAAACTCTCCGGTTGTGGTAATAAACACGCCCGTCGCACCGCTGTCGTATTCCACATATGCAGTGACATCGTCATCCACTTCAATATCGTGATATTTGCCATAGCTGATAAAAGCGCGTACGCGCGAAGGCATCCCGCAGATCCACTGCCACAGATCCAAATTATGAGGGCACTGATTCATCAACACACCGCCCCCCTCGCCCGACCAGGTCGCGCGCCATTCGCCCTTATCGTAATAACTTTGAGCGCGAAACCAGTTCGTGACGATATAATTCGTGCGCTGAATATCTCCCAACTCGCCAGAAGCCACCAATTCTCGCAATTTTTGATGGTGTGGGCGGGTTCGCTGATTGAACATCAAAGCAAACACTTTGCCACTTTTTTCAGCAGCCTCATTCATCTCATAAACTTGTCTGGTATATACGCCTGCTGGTTTCTCTATCAGAACGTGTAAATCGTTTTCAAATCCCTTTATCGCAAATGTCGGATGATCGTAATGCGGCGTCGCCACAATAATCGCATCAACAGCTCCCGAAGTGATCAACTCATCGCCATTGTCAAATGTCCGCACGTTTTCCCCAAGGTTTTCACGCGCCCACTGAATCCTATCCGGATCGACATCGCAGACCGCAGTCAACTCTCCATGCGGAATATCCCCCTCCGCAAAATACTTCGCGTGGCCTCCCCCTCTACCTCCAATGCCAATAATACCAACTCTCACCTTTTTCATACTATCAACGCCTCCTCTCTTTACCTGTCATCATCGCCCCTCGTGCTGCCGATTAAGTTGCGCCTTCAATGCGATTTCTGCCGCTTCTGTTGCAACAAAAAAATTTGCGGGATAACGCGCGTATTCCAAAAGTGACGTATAAATCGCATCTGCCTCATAGTTATTTAAACCCAATCCCGCCAAATACTGGAGCCGCATATTGCGATCCAGATTGATCTGCGCATCTGCGAGCCATTCGCCCAGATCACGCGCCCGCCCGGCATACGTCGAAAGCAACGCGATAGCTGATCCCAAAGACACATCATTCAGCGAATACCACACCTCCGTGTAATCCTCGCGGTCCAAACGCGCCTGCAAAGCATCGACATCGACGGATAGAGGTCCCTCTTGTCCCAACAGCACAACATCATACCCTTCGCCATCATCTTGATTGCCCCAAATTGTCCCGTGAGGAAACACCTCAAAAAAAGTCGCTATCTCGCTCTTAACCGCATCTAACCGCGACTCGTAAAGTGGAACCCATTGCGTCACAACACCTCCGGGATTCAAACGCTCTTTGCACAATTCAAAATACTCTTTCGAATACAGCGCGCCAGCACCCTTAACCCAGGGGTGAATCGGGTCTGAAGTAATAATATCGAATTTCTCATCTGTTGCCAGAAGATAATGTCGCGCATCGTCGATAATGATCTCCACGCGGGGATCTTTTAGCACATCGTAGTTCTCTGGGCCAAAATACACCTCAGCCGCAGGTGGAATCAGCGGCTCGATCTCGCAGATCACAATGCGTTCAACACCTGGATATAAAACATAAATTCCGGCCGTCACCCCCGCACCACACCCAACCACGAGCACAGAACGCGGCTCTCTGTGCATTAATGCCGAAAGATGCCCCAACAGGCGCTGCAAACGCATATCTTGCGGCTCGCTGGAAGCAACGATTTTTCCACTAACGTGAAAATTCCGCACGCCGTTATCCAACTCAGACACCGCAACCGATGCATTCATCCCCTCATCCGCGTAAATATATGTCGCATCCTCCCCCCAATCGAGAATCGCACGACCATAAGCGATCAGTGCTGGCGGCGGCCCCGGCATACTCCACACCAGCAAAACAACCCCCACCGCAACGCCTACCCACCGATCTGATCTGACCGTTCTATCCCCATCTCTCACCTGCCATAGCTCGCGTCCAAATATCAAAACAGCCCCAAATGCAGAAAGGATGAGCAACACCTGTTGCGCCATCTGCGTCCCCAAAAGCCCGATCAAAACCACACTAAAACCGAGCGCCCCTACAATCGCACCTGCCGTATTGGCCGCATACACACTACCGGCCAGCGCGCCGGGATCGCGCCCCTGTAAACGCGCAGCAGCAAGCGCCAGCGGAAAACTCATGCCCCACAGCATAGTCGCGGGGAAAATAGCCACAAAACAACGCAGCAAATCCAATTGAAATTGCACCGCATAAGTCCCACCCGATGTCCAGTAAGGAAGCAAATGAGAAAGCGCATAAGCCGCCCAAGCAATTGCGCCAACAAGAAGAAGTTGGCACCACCCAAGTGCGATTTTGGGATTTATTTTTGTGCGTGCAAAATATGCCCCCAGACTACTCCCTGCACCCAGTCCGATTAGAAAAACTCCCAGAATAATTGAAAAAGCGTAAACAGTCGCTCCCATCATCAGCGATAGCAACCGCGTCCAAATTACCTGAGCACCCAGCGCACACGCGCCGGAAATTGCAATCGTCACATAAACTCGCCAGGCCTCTATCATCCACAAACTGCGCGTGATTGTCTTTCTCATTGACGCATCGTACTCAGCCCATTGTGCCAACCCATACCCGACAAGTGCCACGGCCAAATTGAGCGCGACCGCCACATAAGTCGCCGTAACCACATCATACAGGCGCAGCAGATAAAACCCCGCAAACAAACATCCGCAAACAGCACCGGCAATATTGCCTCCATAAAAAAAACCGAGCCACGAAATACCGCGAGGCGTTGACTCTGTCCACCGCGCTATCGCAGGCAATGTCGCCCCCATCAACACCGTGGGAAAAAAAAGACAGATTGCACAGACAATCCCCCGCAGGAAGTGTCCCCACAATCCATAAGTTGCCACACCGATATAAACCTCGCCGATCAGAGGCAGTACGAAGAGCAAAATCAGGCCCATGGCACCAATACCCAACTCCAAAAGCGCATAGACCTTTAACGGGTGGTAGCGCGTTGAAATAATGCGCGAGAGCATCACACTGCCAACGCACATCCCGCCCATAAACGTCCCCAGCAATATGCCGAGAGAAATTGCCGAAGATCCGATGATCAGTTGCAGCATCTGAAACCAGACAATTTCATAAATGAGCGCGGCGCACCCACTTCCCACAAAGAGGATAACCAGAAAAGGCAAAAATTTTTGATTTGCGTTCATAGTATCGCTCATTGCCTTTCGTCTGCAAGCTGACGCATCGCCGCAGAATGGCTCACACCTTCAGCCCGCAGTCGCCTGTAAGCCGCTTCATCCATCCCTTCGGGATTGAGAAATGCGCGAATATCGTATCGTCCGGACACTTCAACGGGTAGCTTCCCCTCTTCGATCATCAATTGCAGCGGATAGCCCATTTCCTCAAGTGGCAGATGTACTACCCGATGTTGCCGCGCAGATTCAAACAGCGCCATCATAATCTCGACGGTCGCACGCGCCTTGCGCCCCGAAGCGCGGTGTTCCTCCCCCCCTTCTAACCACGCGATCAACTCGCGCACAGAAGCGGCGTTGGTCTCGCCGCCAATTGCGCGATGCCCCTCATCATCTACAATTTCCACATCCTGCCATCCATCGGTCGTTGCATTGAACAGGCGAACCGAGCTTTCGGTCACCTCCATCAAGCCCTCTGAACCGCGAATCTGAAAAGCCCCCGCATTTTCTCCCGGGCGGTTCAAATCCGCCTGGATCAAAGCCTGAGCCCCATTGGCAAACGCGACCAGCCCCATACACGCATCTTCAATCGGCGTATCGCGCTCAAAGCGATCAGTCTGCCGCTCGACAGCACCCATCACCCATTCGCCCTCTGGATCGTCCAATACAAACCGAATGCCGTCGATAGTATGCGTCGCCCAGTTAATCAACCCCTGCGCGACCTGTCCATGCACCATTATAGCATCGCCAATGACCTTCTCGCGCATCAAATCCCGCGCTTTTTCCCAACCGGGTGTAAAACGCCGCTGATGGCTGACCACCAGCCTTGTCCCATTTTTTTCACACGCATCCAGCATGCGATCTGCCTCGCCAAGGCCAATCGCCATAGGCTTTTCGCAAATAACACCCGGCACACCGCCATTCGCCGCGCCGATCGTACAATCCGGATGGAGAAGATGCCAGGTGCAAACGCTGACGATATCGAGGTCTTCTTTAGCTACCATATCCTCCAACGAAGCATAGGCATTGGGAATGCCAAACTCCTCGCAAAATTGCTCTCGTGCAACCGGATGGGGATCGGCGACAGCCACCATCTCTGCATTGGCCACGCGCAAATACCCATCGGCGTGACTGCGCGCAATTGAACCGCATCCAATAATACCGACTCTGTAAGTCATAGCGAATCCTTATCCTGATTTTTACGCAACCATTCCTCCAGCCACAATCCCGGATCCTCTGTGCTCGCACACTGGCGCAAAACCCCAACCGTAGCTTTCAAATTACTATCACACATCAGATACACGCGCGCAAAAACATCCGTGCGCTCCCGGTAAACCCGGTAAAGCGCCATCCGCGCATTGTTGAGTTCCCACGAAGGAAAGCGGGCATATAGCTCAGTCTTAAGGGGGAGCGTGTGAAATTCTGTGCGTGCGAAATCGAAAATCTGCTGGCGGAGCGTTATTTTCTGGGGAGAATCGGACTGGTAAAGTGAATCGAGACGGGAGGCAATATCGCGCATAAATTTGCGAAAAACAACACCATCTGCACGCTCGTCAAGCACCCGACGCACTACTTCGGAATCTGTGCCGTATTTGCGCTGCAACCACATCAATGCCCCGGTTTCACCGACAAAACTCGCCAGACTCTCATTAAAGGTAACATCCCCCTCAATCCACACCGTTGCATGCGTCAACTCGTGAATGATGAGATCGACCAGATTGCCTTCGGAATAGCGCAACATAGAGCTCAATACCGGATCGGAAAACCACCCCAGCGTGCTATATGCGCCCACTGGTCGCAAATATGTATCATACCCCTCAGCCACATATCGATCGCGCGCTTCTTCGGCTTTTGCACGATCAAAATATCCCCGGTAGGGAACAGTGCCCACAACAGGGTAAGACCACTCGAGCGGTTCGAGGCGATCTTTGGGGCAAACAACGAGATTCCACGACACCGGCCCGCGCCCGATATCGACATACGTAGTGTAATTTTCCGAGGTATTTAGACCAATTTCGCGTTGGGCAAACGCGCGAATAGTCTGCACGAGTTCCAATTTTGCGCGCTGATCGGGCGAAAGCTTTCCCGCCTCCAGCACTTTTTCAATGGATTCTGCTCGCCACAGAAGCGCGACCTGCCCTTTGAGCAACTGATAGAGATACCCGATCTCGGATCCGAACGCGAGAATGAGCAGAAACCCAAATAGTCGAACCATGCATAATGCTCACTGTTCCATGAAATAATAACAAATCATGTGTTGCAAAATAAGATGCATATCTTCGATGCGCCCCATATGGTCAGAGGGAATCACCACACAATGTTGAACGAGTTCCCTGAGCTTACCCCCTTCAAATCCCGTAAACCCAATAGTAACACAGCCCACATCGTTGGCATACCGCACCGCCCGCAACACATTTTCTGAATTTCCACTCCCACTTATTGCCAGCAAAACATCGTCGGGCTCTGCAAAATTTTTCAATTGCTCGACATACACATCTTCGTAACACAAATCATTGCTCAACGCCGTCATCCATTCCACATTATCCGTCAGCGGAATCGTCTTAAAACGCGTTTCGCGCCCAATTGAAGCCCCCTTGCCCATATCGTTCACAAAATGCGACGCCGTACTCGCGCTACCTCCATTCCCGATGGCATAAATTCTCTTGCGCGTATCTCTCGCTTTGCCAAATTCAGCTATAATACGGGCTATCGCCCCAGCATCCAGCGACTTGAGCAAAGCCAAATTTTGCGCGATATAATTCTCGACAAAAGCCTCCATCGCAATCCTCCTCAGGATAACTGAGCGGCTTGCCAACTCTCATCCAGCGCGTCGTGTGTTGTTTGCACGGCATCTTGTGCCGCCATTTCCCGCACCGACTGGCTAAAAGGCTC carries:
- a CDS encoding mandelate racemase/muconate lactonizing enzyme family protein, with translation MVPSIAALDEAAEKPVLVLDGLDESVVIESIRLLKDEREYYVHVRSRDGAEGLAFTNGRAQHVYPILNKLVIPYFIGKDARDLEDHLWGVYRHSSNYKLQGLAFWCCVAWVEMALLDLLGRVAQKSIPELLGGVVREWVPFYVASGRRDSTPEEEVVYLQNLIDETGAPAVKFRIGGRMSKNADAMPGRTPNLIALSRKVLGDAIDIHADSNSSYDPPQAIEVGRMLEDIGAVYFEEPCPFDHLEDTKIVADTLDIPVSGGEQEFSDRRFRWMIANRGVDIVQPDLHYYGGLIRSTRVARMAALARMPTTVHISGGFGFIYMLHFAACTPDIGRYQEYKRGIEKYREWFDPALEIRDGKMSIPKGPGCGIVDIQSIIDGADCL
- a CDS encoding glycosyltransferase family 2 protein; the encoded protein is MGEVRDFQMVENNKPLVSIIIPHYLGDILSECLAFVYARTLDIPFEVIVADDQPYPDGSLDRALEKFPDIRIVKTGGGNGKPSKGMGAGCNRGLEVAKGTYAMLLNSDVEVGEGWLPPLIDALKSDSVIGACQSRVRSLQNRKMFDYGGAAGGLMDKWGFTFCQGRIFEFVEEDMGQYNHPRDIFWAIGGAMFLRMDCLDKTGLIDEGFVMHMEEIDLSWRFHLAGYRIVYVPDSLVYHYGGFTLGAESYRKAYLNHRNQLVMLLKNFSLSRLLYKFPIRIAMELANLGLLLKGHWKHPVAAIAGLLWVLLHPFNILRRRREAQRFRSVGDDEIERRLFKGSVVYHYFIRGVKTVREIGA
- a CDS encoding Ldh family oxidoreductase codes for the protein MHDLVNGIAPTEAGEQERLIQVRDLRETTQRLYEAVGVPRADARLMADLQVETDVRGVHSHGTRAVPGYLKRIQTGHTNPKPEIRVVREGPASATVDGDGCLGHLASYRAMQLAIAKADKLGIAATTVINSRHYGAAACYATMALDWDMIGFCVSSSSRGVAPYGGIDRLLGNHALAYAIPANREYPIVLDMATGRSAWGRVGTMRLYGRKLDGEWVLDEDGQVTDDPGRAHALVAPGGAKGSGLNVVMDVLSGILPFCLATVNREDEYQGQRRASHFFQAIKIETFCDVSDFKLEVDRMIQAIRTSRPKEGVDRIYVPGEIEWLKKAAWEKTGIPMHKTHVEGLEKAAEELGVEVVF
- a CDS encoding anhydro-N-acetylmuramic acid kinase, giving the protein MKAIGLMSGTSADGVDAALVEIGESDLCLLGYVEVPFPQDVRREILSLCENGRVDAICRLDAALGEWFAEAALRVCKEANVSAGQVDVIGSHGQTIHHLPTLAVVAGKRVRSTLQIGSPSVIAERTGITTVSDFRSRDMAVGGQGAPLVPLVDYLLFRSEYAGRAMLNIGGIANVNILPANCGVSDIFAFDTGPGNMAIDGVVQAITRGKQSFDRDGALAGKGEVCEDLLDVLMAHPFLDLEPPKSTGREDFGADIVQKILDWEGKREDLVRTAVQFTVESIVHGLKRFVLPRCEIHEVIASGGGIKNPVMMDLLDRALGNIEFKRLDDIGMASEAKEAIAFAILACQTMNGQSGNVPSVTGADKQVVLGSITPGERVVQPFNLKLLGTSLH
- a CDS encoding MFS transporter, which produces MEMAQHGGPPLRDVVAARRSQRETRRNSWLLVINGGMVMMAYTFISADLVMPAFVQTLTTSSILVGMAGALMRMGWAWPQVFISRIIEPKPRKMPLLIWAGMARSAMWILVGVMTIFFGGQNPAFFLFLFMIFYALGTSLMGVMNVPWMDLMGKAIPASHRAKVFALRRFSGGVMSMVAGFLISYILSAQSGLSFPNNYAVLFMLSGFGTALAVLTFGIIREPIEKRTRAQLSLKNYLISGLSLMKDDVNFRRLCMVQFLWGFSMMGGPFYVPYAISGLGIGAVYIGFYVIAMQFSSVFSNVAWAWVGRYKGNQALFLYGTCLLALSILIPICIVYVPDRTFWFWGTEVNLRVVVYAFTFIFSGAAQSGMYSGRMTYVLDIAPADRRPTYTSFMNMFMFPQGLLPMLAGLLVAWISYQNLFRISLLFIPFAAILAYQLKPVIHSEE
- a CDS encoding dihydrolipoyl dehydrogenase, whose product is MDYDVIVIGGGSAGYAAARTAQELGAKVAIIDKGPLGGLCILRGCMPTKTILRSSDVMSLMRRAREFGLRASNLHANLDEINDRKRALVNEFADYRIEQLRNPRFTLINGAAQFVNRNTITVEKQNITARSFIISTGSTVADIAIPGLEEVGYITSDEALELRELPESMIVLGGGPVATEFAQFFCRLGTHTTLIQRSHHIFSTTDEDLARPVEARFREEGMKVFTDTQLQKFTTKNNAKVAHFHHSGKLRRVSADIILHALGRVPAIQSLALESAGVIVERGRILVDHHMRTNAPNIYAAGDCTGLYEIVHIAVQQGEIAGHNAVEGTQQQRIDYRLKAEVVFTDPQFASVGLTEKECREQNIPYRVASYPFDDHGKSMVLGELHGFVKILCHPETGEIIGGHIVGPEAGELFHELIAIMHFRGTVHDLMSIPHYHPTLAEILTYPAEDLVEEIHSSL